GAGAAGCCACCAGCCTCCGCAGCCTGGAGACTAAAATCCAGCTCATCGAAGCTAAGGTTTCCGCTCTCGAATCCGATCTGCGCGTCAGGAACATTAGGCCGCACCAGAGAAGAAGCCCCAACCCGATCGCGCGGAGACGACTTCAGCAGAGGAGGACCTGATTTTGGTATCAAGCTTTTACAAAATTACCATAATACCCAcaccttgttattatggagtaaatttgtgattgaaggaactaatttctcattaaatTAGAAAACTACATGtattaatattagcccttgattttcttgatcttgtggctatgatttgttctctagttatttggttaaggggtgtttgccatagatcactaccatatatatatatatatatatatatatatatatatatatatatatatatatatatatatatatatatatatatatatatagagttgcaTTCTAGGTACACTATATATTAAGTGTTAAGCACAAGCTTAATTTGGGACATTGGATCATAAGGATAAACGGCTGAGATTAGAGCTTGAGAATGCAGACGGTCGTCATTACATGATGGCGTTTTTGGTCATTAAAGGGTATATGCGTCCCATTGGAATTAAATAGCAGTTACTGATTTAGGAAATTATATGATATGCAGACatcatggagagaaattttGTCTGCACTAATTCAGTTCCCAagattatcaaaattttcgcaCCCATATCATTACTCCTTTTGAATATGTGTAGAATTAGATATAAATCTTTTCAATTCTAATCAACATTACTTCAAATCACACTCATTCCTTCTTCTCTTTATCTTCACTCTTTTTTCTGTCACTCTGATACCTATCACCAAGTAATGACTCCAACACAAAGCAAGGGCGGTGTGGCTGACTCGACTGACGGTGGGTTGCTGTTTTGATAGTTTGCATGTCTAGTTGCTGCTCTGATTTCCATTCTTCTGACaattttttggtttttgattCAGCACGCCGACGTAGAGGGGATGAAGAACCGAAAGCTGTTTCTCCGAACTCTTTAGCGGGAAAAGGTTTTTTATGCAAAATCATTGTTTATTATTTTACTCATAGTCATATATTGCACATTGATCTTACAATTTTCTGTTTCTTTTCTTCACAATGAACAAGGAGGTGGTGCTCCCGGTGCTACCAAGAAATCTGATGTAATACCAAACTTTTCTTCTAGAAACACTGTTGCTACTCAAAATAATGGAAAATCGTCGGCAAAAACATGTATTAGAGAACCTGTTTTGTTATTTTCGAAATATTGGTGTGCATTTTAGTcatttagatttattttcttGTGTTTTAACTGGTAGGGAATGGTGGTGAAGCTAAAGGAAAAGAACAGGCGAAGGCTACATGGAGATCTTCGTCAAAACTTGGTATTAAATATCTTAGAGTTTAATTAGGAAGATTTTCATCTCAAATATATATCAGGGTGTGTCGTTGATAGAAAATATGAAACCCATAGGATGTGATTGATACTATGTAATGatgtatataatatatgtataatgaTGTTTGTGATCTATGATGTTTAGTCCTTTAACATTGTTGGTTTTAGTCCTTGGTGGGAAAGGCAAAGGAAAAGAGAAAGTGGATGACGATTACAAAGCTCCTGCAGCATCAGGTATGGAAGAGAATGATCATATATTATCAGTGTTTACATATGTAATGATGACATGTGGTGTATGTGTTGATATCCATGTTTGCTATCATTATCGTACTGAAATAGATGTAGGTGGTGaatccaaaggaaaagagtAAGTAGCTGATTTGGGTCAAGCAACTGAATCAACAGGTATGGAAATGGAAGAGTGGTGATCAATCTAAGTGTGTGTAATGAGCATGTGTGGATTGTATAATGATCACACGTAGGACTATTTAATGATCAGATTCGTATCTGCACTGATATGTATAGGTGATTAACATTTATTTTTCGTATTTCTTGATTCTAGAAAACAAGCGCAAGAGGACTTTGAATGGTGTAGATTCACCGCGAAGCCTCGTAAAGGAAAAACTGGCAAGGAAAATAATCATCAAAGCAGTGAATTGGGGTCAAGATTCCACAAGAAATGGGCCTACTGAGCAAGCACCTAGAGGGCAACCATCAGTTGTGCCGGCTGTTCCTAATCCTACTGATGAGGTTGAAGTAGTGAAC
This genomic interval from Salvia splendens isolate huo1 chromosome 13, SspV2, whole genome shotgun sequence contains the following:
- the LOC121762236 gene encoding uncharacterized protein LOC121762236, with product MTPTQSKGGVADSTDARRRRGDEEPKAVSPNSLAGKGGGAPGATKKSDVIPNFSSRNTVATQNNGKSSAKTWNGGEAKGKEQAKATWRSSSKLVLGGKGKGKEKVDDDYKAPAASDVGGESKGKE